The Inediibacterium massiliense genome includes the window TGTAGCAAAAGAAATATAGCTGAGGATTTTCCTCAGCTTTGTTTTTTAATAAATAGATATAGATACCTCTGTTACATAGTTTGAAGGATCATTTGTGAAAAAACTGTTAATGATTTGTGTTTCGTAGATAAATCCAGTAATAGCAAGCTTTTTTTCTCGAGCATAGGACAATAAAGTATTTCTTGTTTCATGTAGATTTTCATAAGATCCGTAGTGATAGGCGCATAAATAAAGTCCTTCTGGCTTGTATAAGCAACTTTTTGACTTATAAGGGTTGTCTAGTTTAATAGAAATTTTTTTGACTAAAAAATTTCTATTGGGATCTAAAGTTACAACCCATCCATAAGACCAGGGCATTTGTGTATAGCCTTTAAAATGATATTGTGCCAATTTAGAAAATGTTAAAGAAAAATCATTGGTATGATCATTAGGATCAATATCTAATGTGAAAAGATATTGATCTTTTATATACTTTTGATAAATTTTATGGGGATCATATAAAGTTTCTCCTTCTTTGATACGAGAAAGATTATGTTCTAAAGATTTTTTCATTGTTTTTAGTTTTTTAATTTCAGTACTTAATGTTTCAATTTGAGTGGTGAGCATTTGTTTTGTTGTTTCTAATGAATGATTACTTAATATAGTTTGAATATCATTTAATGAAAAACCACTGGCTTTTAAAGACAGTATTAAGTAAAATTTAGGGAATTGGTTTAAGGAATAATATCTATATTTTGTTTTTTCATTTACATAGGAAGGTTTAATTAGATTGATTTTATCATAAAAAATAAGTGTTTGTTTGGTGATATTAAATATTTTACATATTTGTCCAGATAAAAAATGAAAATTTGACATAATTCCTCCTTAAAATATTTGACTATATAGTAACAATATAGTTTATAATGAATAATGTCAAATGAAATTCATAAAGGTATATTTGTAGTAGACAATTTTATAGGATCATAAATTTTGATAGAGCAATCTATCTTCAGGGAATCAGGTGAAAATCCTGAACAGTCCCGCTGCCGTATAAGCTAGCTTATGCAGATGCCACTGGAAATACTGGGAAGGCGCATAAAGTGACAAAGCTTGAGTCGGAATACCTGGTTTATGATTTGTATAAAAGATTTTTTACGAGCGATGAAAAATCTTAGAGAGATAGTGTCTCTGATTTTTTGTACCCTTGTAAAAGGGTACTTTTTTATTTTATAAGGGCAGGAGATGGTGGAGGGGGTATACAAGAATTTTTAACATTGATAATGATACTAA containing:
- a CDS encoding MerR family transcriptional regulator — encoded protein: MSNFHFLSGQICKIFNITKQTLIFYDKINLIKPSYVNEKTKYRYYSLNQFPKFYLILSLKASGFSLNDIQTILSNHSLETTKQMLTTQIETLSTEIKKLKTMKKSLEHNLSRIKEGETLYDPHKIYQKYIKDQYLFTLDIDPNDHTNDFSLTFSKLAQYHFKGYTQMPWSYGWVVTLDPNRNFLVKKISIKLDNPYKSKSCLYKPEGLYLCAYHYGSYENLHETRNTLLSYAREKKLAITGFIYETQIINSFFTNDPSNYVTEVSISIY